In one window of Saprospiraceae bacterium DNA:
- a CDS encoding DUF1800 domain-containing protein produces the protein MQTCKILLALLFMASWCPVNSQNIILGGTSNNSVKIYTSENWQPFNRKDSCKAVSAFNGDGLVGPYYEASRFLYQATLGASEEEIRQLAFVDFGQWIDQQQKIKYRSLLDDTRDIMKEVIDWHYLTGGDSADAPSYANWLQFQYAWWNQHMLQKDRLRQRVALALSEIFVISIESDLQGFGEGLASYYDILKKHAFGNYRELLTDVSLHPTMGFFLSHLNNPKTDTAQGVRPDENYAREIMQLFSIGLLKLNPDGSPVLDSAGQTIPTYSQKEIQELAKVFTGLGIAKVVPNMYLDTAIFGMGIYLADMTVPMRMYPRMHEPGEKILLDGAVVPAGQDGMQDIRSAIDILFNHPNVGPFLGKQLIQRLIKSNPSPDYVARVTQVFNDDGQGVRGNLAAVIKAILLDPEARDCDEMMSLTNGQLREPLLRYTHFTKALDIEQYYGRFWNTAYYYWQGTGHIPLASPTVFNFFSPFYSPKGDLDQLKLAGPEFQIHNSRTSIGYINQVNNWAIHDYVMNSWETDDPYATINTRELEDLAQDPEVLLNRLDILLTHGQLSDRTRQIIKTALEPFKFGNYREERVRMALYLIMISPDYAIFK, from the coding sequence ATGCAAACCTGCAAGATTTTATTAGCATTGCTTTTCATGGCAAGCTGGTGTCCCGTAAATTCCCAAAACATCATACTGGGCGGCACTTCCAATAATTCCGTAAAAATTTATACCAGCGAAAACTGGCAACCTTTCAATCGCAAAGACAGCTGCAAAGCTGTTTCTGCGTTTAACGGCGATGGTCTGGTGGGCCCGTATTACGAGGCCAGCCGGTTTTTGTACCAGGCTACACTGGGCGCCTCAGAGGAAGAGATCCGGCAATTGGCTTTTGTGGATTTCGGTCAATGGATCGACCAACAGCAAAAAATTAAATACCGGAGTTTACTCGATGACACCCGGGACATCATGAAAGAAGTGATCGACTGGCACTACCTCACCGGTGGAGACTCTGCGGATGCGCCGTCCTATGCCAATTGGTTGCAGTTTCAATACGCCTGGTGGAATCAGCACATGCTGCAAAAAGACCGGCTGCGGCAACGCGTGGCACTGGCTCTCAGCGAGATTTTTGTGATTTCGATCGAATCCGATTTGCAGGGTTTTGGCGAAGGATTGGCCTCGTATTACGACATCCTCAAAAAACACGCTTTTGGAAATTACCGGGAGTTGCTAACAGATGTTAGTTTGCACCCGACCATGGGGTTTTTTCTCAGTCATTTGAACAATCCTAAAACGGATACAGCACAAGGAGTACGGCCCGATGAGAATTATGCAAGAGAGATCATGCAGCTTTTCAGCATCGGACTTCTAAAATTAAATCCGGATGGCAGCCCGGTTTTAGATTCTGCCGGCCAGACCATCCCAACGTATTCACAAAAAGAGATTCAGGAACTCGCTAAAGTTTTTACAGGTTTAGGAATTGCGAAAGTTGTACCCAACATGTATCTGGATACAGCCATCTTCGGGATGGGCATCTACCTTGCAGACATGACGGTACCCATGCGTATGTATCCGAGAATGCACGAACCCGGAGAAAAAATTCTTCTTGATGGTGCTGTTGTCCCTGCCGGACAAGATGGGATGCAGGACATCAGATCTGCCATAGACATTTTGTTTAATCATCCCAACGTCGGACCTTTCTTAGGGAAGCAACTCATTCAGCGTTTGATCAAATCGAATCCCTCACCGGACTACGTTGCCAGAGTCACACAAGTATTTAATGACGACGGGCAAGGCGTACGCGGCAATTTAGCAGCGGTCATTAAAGCCATCTTGCTGGATCCTGAAGCCCGCGATTGCGATGAAATGATGTCTTTGACGAATGGACAATTAAGAGAACCTTTATTGAGGTACACACATTTCACCAAAGCGCTGGATATCGAGCAGTATTACGGTCGTTTCTGGAATACCGCTTATTACTACTGGCAGGGAACGGGACATATCCCACTCGCTTCGCCAACCGTATTTAATTTTTTCTCTCCTTTTTATTCGCCCAAAGGAGATTTGGATCAGTTGAAACTGGCAGGACCTGAATTTCAGATCCACAATTCCCGTACCAGTATAGGATATATCAATCAGGTCAACAACTGGGCTATCCACGATTATGTCATGAACAGTTGGGAAACGGATGACCCGTATGCCACTATCAATACGAGAGAACTCGAAGACCTTGCACAGGACCCGGAAGTTTTATTAAATCGACTGGATATCCTGCTCACGCATGGACAGTTGAGCGACCGCACACGCCAGATCATTAAAACAGCATTAGAGCCTTTTAAATTCGGCAACTACAGAGAAGAACGCGTCCGCATGGCCCTGTATCTTATCATGATTTCACCCGATTATGCCATTTTTAAATAA
- a CDS encoding T9SS type A sorting domain-containing protein: MKTTIFILAIIIFNNAESNSQKYDFKWLMGYSFADNPYDTGWGCAIMDFDTPDGNPIFYEEKYKRIDFLASGANICDINGNYLFACNGGYVEGPNDSLMLNGDDLGNDIKYPELGVVGSQNTLILPDLENSNSYILFNKIFYYFENYGLSIKSLEHSIVDMKRNKNNGELISRRNLTLSDTLDSASLIATKHANGKDWWIIISEDTKVGYYIFFLSGRVVKLHNYFNFKIKKSRGESGQTFFSQCGNYIATAAGDGLLNRYNLFFMKFNRCSGEIEYFQKKFVPFQKITWDAGCSFSPDSKYLYYATLDTLYQFPILGDSLGNIRVSGIYDGFIELTSGGFTTSTQFGPMQTAPDGKIYFQTTYPTRSLHVIHNPDRDHFNCNFRQHDIYSPTLRICLPNFPNYRLGPIDGSICDTLGIDNIPWCHWRYNQDSTDFLNFYFTDLSAYEVEEWYWDFGDPASPDNKSREVNPIHRFSATGVYDVCLIVKNKNGADTLCRTVRIGVVGNKDETRQIIDIQSWPNPFSEFMVINILDYNPQDMYIEISDLNGKSIYHSKARQGSHWITTENWPSGVYFVRIFERGELIHTEKMIRKSGG, encoded by the coding sequence ATGAAAACAACAATTTTTATTTTAGCTATTATAATTTTTAATAACGCAGAATCAAATTCACAGAAATACGATTTTAAATGGCTAATGGGATACAGTTTTGCTGATAATCCTTATGATACCGGATGGGGCTGTGCCATCATGGATTTTGATACGCCAGATGGCAATCCAATATTTTATGAAGAAAAATATAAACGAATTGATTTTTTAGCAAGCGGCGCCAACATTTGCGATATAAATGGAAATTACTTATTCGCATGCAATGGAGGTTATGTAGAAGGTCCAAATGACAGTTTAATGTTAAATGGAGATGATTTGGGCAATGATATTAAATATCCTGAGTTAGGGGTCGTTGGTTCGCAGAATACATTAATACTTCCAGACCTTGAAAATAGCAATTCGTATATTCTTTTCAATAAGATATTTTATTATTTTGAAAATTATGGATTAAGCATTAAGAGTTTAGAACATTCCATTGTTGATATGAAAAGAAATAAAAATAATGGCGAGTTAATATCACGAAGAAACCTGACATTAAGTGACACTTTAGATAGTGCTTCATTAATTGCGACTAAACATGCAAACGGTAAAGATTGGTGGATAATAATTTCAGAAGATACAAAAGTTGGGTATTATATATTTTTTTTAAGTGGCCGAGTAGTTAAACTTCATAACTACTTCAACTTTAAGATTAAAAAATCTCGTGGAGAATCCGGCCAAACATTCTTTTCCCAATGCGGAAATTATATAGCTACTGCAGCAGGAGACGGGTTATTAAATAGATACAATTTATTTTTTATGAAATTCAATAGGTGTAGCGGTGAAATAGAGTATTTTCAGAAAAAATTTGTTCCTTTTCAAAAAATTACCTGGGATGCTGGCTGTTCCTTTTCACCAGATAGCAAATATTTATATTATGCCACTTTGGACACTTTATATCAATTTCCAATTTTAGGAGATAGTCTTGGAAACATTAGAGTGTCTGGAATTTACGATGGCTTTATTGAACTAACCTCTGGTGGCTTCACAACTTCTACACAATTTGGTCCAATGCAAACTGCACCAGATGGAAAAATATATTTTCAAACAACTTATCCTACCCGATCACTACATGTTATTCACAATCCAGATCGCGATCACTTCAATTGCAACTTCAGACAACACGACATATATTCACCTACTTTGCGAATTTGCCTCCCTAATTTCCCAAATTACCGCTTAGGGCCCATTGATGGCAGTATCTGCGATACTCTGGGGATCGACAACATACCCTGGTGTCACTGGCGCTACAATCAGGATAGTACTGATTTCTTAAACTTTTATTTTACCGATCTGAGTGCCTATGAAGTGGAAGAATGGTACTGGGATTTTGGTGATCCTGCCAGTCCAGACAACAAAAGCAGGGAAGTTAATCCCATCCATCGCTTTTCAGCAACTGGCGTTTACGATGTATGCCTCATTGTAAAAAACAAAAATGGCGCGGATACACTTTGTCGTACGGTTCGCATCGGGGTGGTTGGCAACAAAGATGAGACCAGACAAATCATAGATATCCAGAGCTGGCCCAATCCCTTCAGCGAATTTATGGTGATCAATATTCTTGATTACAATCCACAAGATATGTACATCGAAATCTCAGACCTGAATGGTAAATCAATTTACCACAGCAAAGCCAGACAGGGCAGCCACTGGATAACAACAGAAAACTGGCCATCAGGAGTTTATTTCGTGAGGATTTTTGAAAGGGGCGAATTGATTCATACTGAAAAGATGATTAGGAAGAGTGGGGGTTGA
- a CDS encoding ABC transporter permease has product MRIIWSIIQKEFAQFFRDKANIRMLLVMPVVQLILLPMAADYEVENIKICIIDQDHSEYSRRLIQKIEVNHHFILVNQTADYREALKMMESDQADIALTLPHFFERDVVLNNEPSISASVNAVNGQRASIGGQYLLRILNDFNREIRLEWIQFPRYNPMPLLRIEHSYWFNPTMNYQQFMVPGILVILLTMVGFTLSALNLVKEKELGTIEQINVSPIRKYHFLLGKLIPFWILSFVVLSLGLLVAFIVYNIVPSGSYLLIYLFASVYLLAVLGLGLLISIYTETQQQTMLLSFFLMMVFILLSGLYTPVESMPEWAQMTTWFNPVAYFVKVMRMIIMKGSGFTDILPHLLSVLTMALILISWAIAAYRKKA; this is encoded by the coding sequence ATGCGAATCATCTGGAGCATTATACAAAAGGAATTCGCACAATTTTTCCGCGACAAAGCTAACATTCGTATGCTTTTAGTCATGCCTGTGGTGCAGTTGATATTACTGCCCATGGCTGCTGATTACGAAGTAGAAAATATTAAAATTTGTATCATCGATCAGGATCATTCGGAATATTCCAGAAGACTGATTCAAAAAATTGAAGTGAACCACCATTTCATTCTTGTTAACCAAACAGCAGATTATCGGGAAGCCCTTAAAATGATGGAAAGCGACCAGGCGGATATCGCACTGACCCTTCCTCATTTTTTTGAAAGGGATGTTGTGCTCAACAACGAACCTTCAATTTCTGCCAGTGTCAATGCTGTGAACGGTCAGCGAGCCAGTATAGGCGGACAGTATCTCCTGCGGATATTAAATGACTTCAACAGAGAGATCCGTTTGGAGTGGATCCAATTCCCAAGATACAACCCAATGCCTTTACTCCGAATCGAACATTCTTATTGGTTTAATCCAACGATGAACTACCAACAGTTTATGGTGCCCGGCATCCTGGTCATATTACTTACGATGGTAGGGTTTACGCTTTCCGCTTTAAATCTTGTTAAAGAAAAGGAACTCGGCACCATTGAACAGATCAACGTATCCCCCATTCGAAAATATCATTTTTTGTTAGGAAAATTAATTCCATTTTGGATTTTGAGTTTCGTTGTACTCAGCTTAGGTCTTCTCGTTGCTTTTATAGTTTATAACATCGTGCCTTCAGGATCCTATTTGTTAATTTATTTATTTGCTTCCGTATACTTATTGGCTGTATTGGGCCTCGGACTTTTAATCTCCATTTACACAGAAACACAACAACAAACCATGTTGCTATCTTTCTTTCTCATGATGGTATTTATCCTGCTCAGCGGTTTATACACTCCGGTAGAGAGCATGCCTGAGTGGGCACAAATGACTACCTGGTTTAATCCTGTTGCTTATTTCGTAAAGGTCATGCGGATGATCATCATGAAAGGCAGCGGTTTTACAGATATCCTACCTCATCTGCTGTCGGTTTTGACGATGGCATTGATCCTGATCAGTTGGGCGATTGCGGCGTATCGGAAGAAGGCCTAG
- a CDS encoding ABC transporter permease, with translation MRSFRAFVTKEWKHIFRDKKTLLILFGMPIAQMLIFGFALSNEVKNSKIAILDASRDATTQALIHRIDASKYFDIATYLDRKDQVEEIFKKGEVRMVVVFENGFEHKLKSQNEGHIQLIADASDPNVGSTLVAYLNAILQDYQNEILHPSKIPYSFKTEVRMIFNPQLAAAFNFVPGVMAMILLLICSLMTSVAIVREKEMGNMEVLLVSPVRPVLVIVSKTIPYLFLSFVNICSILLLSYFVLDVPVKGNLFLLLTISLLFIIAALSLGMFVSSLAQTQTTAMFATLVGLFLPTLMFSGFMFPIDNMPLPLQLVSNLIPSKWFFYMVKSVMIKGLGIADIWKEALILLGMTLFMVTVSIRKFDKRLKL, from the coding sequence ATACGGTCATTCCGCGCATTTGTTACCAAAGAATGGAAGCATATTTTCAGAGATAAAAAAACGCTGCTGATCCTTTTTGGAATGCCCATCGCGCAAATGTTGATCTTTGGATTTGCACTTTCCAATGAAGTTAAAAATTCGAAAATCGCTATACTGGATGCTTCACGCGATGCGACCACACAGGCTTTAATACACAGGATTGATGCCAGCAAATATTTTGACATCGCGACCTATCTCGATCGCAAAGACCAGGTCGAAGAAATTTTTAAAAAAGGAGAAGTCCGGATGGTCGTTGTATTTGAAAATGGTTTTGAACATAAACTTAAAAGCCAGAACGAAGGCCATATTCAATTGATAGCAGATGCTTCTGACCCCAACGTGGGCTCTACACTGGTAGCTTACCTCAATGCCATACTTCAGGATTACCAAAATGAAATACTCCACCCTTCTAAAATTCCGTATTCGTTTAAAACAGAAGTGCGAATGATATTCAATCCGCAATTGGCTGCCGCTTTCAATTTTGTTCCGGGTGTGATGGCGATGATCTTGTTGTTGATTTGTTCTTTGATGACCTCGGTTGCCATTGTTCGCGAAAAAGAAATGGGAAATATGGAAGTGTTGCTGGTCTCCCCCGTAAGGCCGGTACTGGTTATCGTTTCAAAGACCATTCCCTATCTCTTCCTATCCTTTGTAAATATCTGCAGCATTTTACTGCTGAGCTATTTTGTACTGGATGTTCCGGTGAAAGGAAATTTGTTTTTGCTGCTAACGATCAGTCTGTTGTTTATCATTGCCGCACTTTCATTGGGGATGTTTGTTTCCTCTCTTGCTCAAACACAAACCACCGCGATGTTCGCTACGCTGGTAGGTTTGTTTTTGCCAACGCTGATGTTCAGTGGGTTTATGTTTCCCATCGACAACATGCCTTTGCCCTTGCAACTTGTTTCCAATCTGATTCCATCCAAGTGGTTTTTCTACATGGTTAAATCAGTAATGATCAAAGGACTTGGCATCGCTGATATCTGGAAAGAAGCCCTCATCCTGTTAGGCATGACTCTTTTTATGGTCACCGTGAGTATCCGCAAATTCGATAAACGACTTAAATTATAG
- a CDS encoding ABC transporter ATP-binding protein, translating into MNTTIIQTKELTKNFGNFTAVDGISFEVYRGEIFGFLGANGAGKTTAIKMLTGLIRPSYGQATVLEYDVYHQSEFIKRSIGYMSQRFSLYEDLTILENMKFYGSIYGLHKKEIESRSHEILNYLDLTRHKNQLVKSLPLGWKQKLAFSVSIFHQPRLVFLDEPTGGVDPITRREFWELILEYAAQGNTVFVTTHYLDEAEYCSRVSIMVDGRIVALGSPDMLKNTYHEEHMERVFLKLVEAK; encoded by the coding sequence ATGAATACGACGATCATTCAGACGAAAGAACTTACCAAGAACTTTGGAAACTTCACTGCAGTCGATGGTATAAGCTTTGAAGTGTACAGGGGCGAAATCTTTGGATTTTTAGGTGCGAATGGCGCAGGAAAAACGACAGCCATAAAAATGCTTACCGGTTTGATCAGGCCTAGTTACGGTCAGGCCACTGTTCTGGAATACGACGTATATCACCAAAGCGAATTCATTAAAAGATCGATTGGTTACATGAGCCAAAGATTTTCGCTTTACGAAGACCTCACCATATTGGAAAATATGAAATTTTATGGAAGCATCTACGGACTTCATAAAAAAGAAATTGAATCCCGATCGCATGAAATACTCAATTACCTGGATCTTACCAGACATAAAAATCAACTCGTCAAATCACTTCCGCTCGGCTGGAAACAAAAACTTGCATTTTCGGTTTCGATTTTTCACCAGCCCCGTTTGGTTTTTCTCGACGAACCTACAGGAGGTGTGGATCCCATCACGCGGAGAGAATTCTGGGAACTGATTCTCGAATATGCTGCACAAGGCAATACCGTTTTTGTGACGACCCATTATTTGGATGAAGCAGAATATTGTTCGAGAGTTTCCATCATGGTGGATGGCAGAATCGTGGCTTTGGGAAGTCCGGATATGCTTAAGAATACGTATCATGAAGAACACATGGAGCGCGTTTTTTTAAAACTGGTAGAAGCTAAATGA
- a CDS encoding ABC transporter ATP-binding protein codes for MHSISIQGISKSYLQKKQKIPALHEINLEVEKGELFGLIGPDGAGKTSLIRILVTLILADQGRAKVEGYDVATDLDKIRNISGYMPGKFSLYQDLTVAENLKFFASVFNADVSSNYALIRDVYKYLEPFQNRMAGQLSGGMKQKLALSCALIHRPKVLFLDEPTTGVDAVSRKEFWDMLKSLQQHGITIFVSTPYMDEANLCDRVALIQHGNILQIDTPQTIVDAYPMDLYEVKSDHMAHLLRDLKDHSGILSCFAFGNAYHVVFRENEKKEDIIKSLHANGHPAIQIKRIRPNIEDCFMYYMQTAT; via the coding sequence ATGCACAGTATTTCCATACAAGGCATTTCCAAATCGTATCTGCAAAAAAAACAGAAGATTCCGGCATTGCACGAAATCAACTTAGAAGTAGAGAAAGGCGAATTGTTTGGATTGATAGGACCGGATGGTGCAGGCAAAACAAGTCTCATACGCATTCTGGTCACTTTAATTCTTGCCGATCAAGGCCGTGCAAAAGTTGAAGGTTACGATGTTGCCACAGATCTGGATAAAATCAGAAACATTTCGGGATACATGCCCGGTAAATTTTCGTTATACCAGGATCTTACTGTTGCTGAAAATTTAAAATTTTTTGCATCCGTTTTCAATGCCGATGTAAGCAGCAACTATGCACTCATCCGGGATGTTTATAAATATTTAGAACCCTTCCAGAACAGAATGGCCGGTCAACTCTCGGGTGGGATGAAACAAAAACTGGCTTTGAGTTGCGCCTTGATCCACCGTCCCAAAGTTTTATTTCTTGATGAACCGACCACGGGTGTGGATGCCGTTTCGCGTAAAGAATTCTGGGATATGCTCAAATCCCTACAGCAGCACGGCATTACCATTTTTGTGTCCACTCCTTACATGGATGAAGCCAATTTATGCGACCGGGTCGCTTTGATTCAACACGGAAATATTCTGCAAATTGACACACCGCAAACCATTGTCGATGCATATCCAATGGATCTGTATGAAGTAAAATCCGACCACATGGCTCACTTACTCAGAGATCTGAAAGATCATTCCGGAATTTTGAGTTGTTTTGCTTTTGGAAACGCCTACCACGTGGTATTCCGCGAAAATGAAAAGAAGGAAGATATCATCAAGTCTCTCCATGCAAATGGGCATCCCGCTATTCAAATAAAACGGATTCGTCCAAATATTGAGGACTGTTTTATGTATTACATGCAAACGGCCACATGA
- a CDS encoding efflux RND transporter periplasmic adaptor subunit, whose protein sequence is MEIKTISSLHLIKLLIQGLCAAGSLGFITSCNSNHRDFDATGILEADEIVVSAEVQGKLLEYHIREGMQISADSVVGKIDPVQYALQSEQVQQSIEALERKTLPVQPQLDVLAAQELTQNEQLKTAQIQLESAVKEKNRIAKLLQSKAATQKQMDDVTAQHDMLRQQVEVLKSQIQMTRQQMNSYKKTLQRQNEGILSEKNVFEQRKAASDDLLQKAQIRNPIEGVVLNNYVHAGEWVHPGKALYQIADLQTVYLRAYIDGSQLLQVQLNQDVEVTISYGDSERKYPGKLIWISDKAEFTPKTIQTVDERANLVYAIKISIQNDGYLKLGMYAEVKFKS, encoded by the coding sequence ATGGAAATTAAAACAATCTCTTCTCTGCACTTAATAAAGCTGCTGATTCAGGGGCTCTGTGCAGCCGGAAGTTTAGGCTTCATCACTTCCTGTAATTCCAACCATCGCGATTTCGATGCAACGGGCATTCTCGAAGCCGATGAAATCGTCGTTTCCGCTGAAGTCCAGGGGAAACTTTTAGAATACCACATCCGCGAAGGAATGCAAATATCAGCTGATTCGGTAGTTGGGAAAATCGACCCCGTCCAGTACGCGCTCCAAAGCGAACAGGTGCAGCAATCCATTGAAGCCCTGGAGCGAAAAACCCTGCCCGTCCAACCCCAACTGGATGTTCTCGCCGCTCAGGAACTCACGCAGAATGAACAACTGAAAACTGCGCAAATTCAACTGGAAAGTGCAGTCAAAGAAAAAAATCGCATTGCCAAATTGTTGCAATCCAAAGCTGCAACACAAAAACAAATGGATGACGTCACCGCACAACACGATATGTTGCGCCAACAAGTAGAAGTCCTAAAAAGTCAGATTCAAATGACGCGGCAACAAATGAATTCATACAAAAAAACTCTGCAACGTCAGAATGAAGGAATTCTGAGCGAGAAAAATGTTTTTGAACAAAGGAAAGCAGCCAGCGATGATTTATTACAAAAAGCGCAAATCAGAAATCCCATTGAAGGCGTCGTGCTCAACAATTACGTGCATGCAGGAGAATGGGTTCATCCGGGAAAGGCCCTCTACCAAATTGCAGATCTTCAAACCGTTTATCTGAGGGCTTACATCGACGGCAGTCAATTGTTACAGGTACAATTGAATCAGGACGTGGAAGTGACGATCAGTTACGGAGACAGCGAAAGGAAATATCCCGGAAAGCTGATCTGGATTTCGGATAAAGCTGAATTCACACCCAAAACCATACAAACTGTCGATGAGCGCGCGAACCTGGTCTATGCCATAAAAATCAGCATCCAAAACGATGGCTATCTGAAATTGGGCATGTACGCCGAAGTCAAATTCAAATCCTAA
- a CDS encoding TolC family protein — translation MKFPFKLLLLICFYFNSNAQVQEISLDSCLIWFRQFYPIAQQIRLQNKSEQIQLSTAHKSWWPQLSFTGQTTYQSDVTAIEIPIPNIPLPAPLDKDQYKFYGEINQLLFDGFSIRRQKNALQLTSQIETTKSEIEFYKAETKLLSLFFTALVLKEQQKIQISILSDLDAQITRLQSGVEEGITLESSLQALLAEQLINQQKSDELESKLQYIQKALAAFTGVAFAEEARFIQPMLPQPRKLILRKEIRLSELYTQQAEAQWKLKQSQGIPKILLFGQAGYSNPALNFLKNGFESYYIAGLRFTWNISPAYSFSNDKEQMRIGKNMAALQKELFLIHNQQAIDEQTLEISRLEKIIDTDQKILEYRTQIKAASLAQLNEGSITSADYIRELNAEERAKSNAALHRIQLLQAHYILNYLYGN, via the coding sequence GTGAAATTTCCATTTAAACTGCTGCTCCTCATTTGTTTTTACTTCAACTCAAACGCACAGGTTCAGGAAATCAGCCTGGATTCCTGCCTGATCTGGTTTCGTCAGTTTTATCCCATCGCGCAGCAAATCCGTTTGCAAAACAAATCTGAACAAATTCAATTATCAACAGCACATAAATCCTGGTGGCCTCAATTGAGTTTTACCGGCCAGACAACTTACCAATCTGACGTCACCGCCATTGAAATCCCCATTCCCAATATTCCCTTACCCGCTCCACTTGACAAAGATCAGTACAAGTTCTATGGCGAGATCAATCAACTCCTCTTTGATGGATTCAGTATACGAAGACAGAAAAATGCACTGCAGCTGACTTCACAGATAGAAACCACCAAAAGTGAAATTGAATTTTATAAAGCCGAAACCAAACTGCTTTCTTTGTTTTTTACTGCACTTGTTTTAAAAGAACAGCAAAAGATCCAAATCTCTATACTCAGCGATCTCGATGCACAAATTACGCGGCTCCAATCAGGTGTAGAAGAAGGCATTACTTTGGAAAGTTCACTTCAAGCCTTGCTTGCCGAGCAATTGATCAATCAGCAGAAAAGCGATGAACTTGAGAGCAAACTCCAGTACATCCAAAAAGCCTTAGCAGCTTTCACCGGAGTTGCATTTGCAGAAGAAGCCCGGTTTATCCAACCCATGTTGCCACAACCACGCAAATTAATTCTGCGAAAAGAGATTCGCCTCAGTGAGTTGTATACACAACAAGCGGAAGCCCAATGGAAACTCAAACAAAGCCAGGGCATCCCCAAAATATTGCTATTCGGTCAGGCGGGTTATTCCAATCCTGCTTTGAATTTTCTCAAAAACGGATTTGAAAGTTATTACATAGCTGGCCTGCGTTTCACCTGGAATATTTCTCCGGCCTATTCTTTTTCCAATGACAAAGAACAGATGCGAATTGGTAAAAATATGGCAGCCCTTCAAAAAGAACTTTTTTTAATTCACAACCAACAAGCTATTGACGAACAAACCTTAGAAATCAGCAGACTTGAAAAAATCATCGACACCGATCAAAAAATTCTGGAATACAGAACGCAAATAAAAGCTGCTTCCCTTGCACAACTCAACGAAGGCAGCATCACCTCTGCAGATTACATCCGCGAATTAAATGCAGAAGAAAGAGCGAAATCCAATGCAGCTTTGCATCGCATTCAACTTCTTCAGGCCCATTATATTTTGAACTACTTATATGGAAATTAA